In Streptococcus uberis, a single window of DNA contains:
- the esaA gene encoding type VII secretion protein EsaA: MKFKKHLRVLWYILAVLLLLAGVAGLNLAIQSNNVKDKTAQKERQSKLNIALVNEDQNIVDGNKAYNLGSNYVNSIQRDDSQNWSVVSRGTAEQGLKKGQYQLMVVIPSDFSQKVLEANSSGASQTVVTYKINTAGNLELEKEATKKGKDIVADLNSQLVDMYMASILSNLYTAQENVSNLSEVHNGNVSNYQKNLLQSANGFPNVFPALVSASDSSLTANEALKQSLEGYTSLFSNLTDTQNSVGTSLQELIKKRAEDKITYGEFAQGIMDLGDISAQLQTSIDTIKTTQDTLSENLLKVYQENLADDPENDALVQKIDQQIADLKESLNDQKLANEDKKAKINDFVNEELRVYFDKNDISDDISLVDVLTHQKNSDLGKSTKDFMATIYGLLKSTIADLPSNDPTTLTSIGMPESDAQDLHYDVNQSLKISTAQDKKGLASDLNRVYKDYLAAKKAATSLTTPATSSTPGMQSLTIKADPSSHLIINHWTVNGIQDPTEIDPTKANDITVDYSFAPSTASTTTPTNPSQPQTETGSFTISIGGVDVMSSDVKVLDKYRQKEIAYQVKLQEVKDAYLNAQQLIDTFYPLDPSSGERFDLTSEFFNQSLKSYLSNLLTTAILDYINDSDTIASQDKLDAQLSELESNKDQLINEMKGISESNMTLTTEISDGITKLGELLSQKDKVTSGSSSVATNEEATTSGIQALNSQLESLMSSTSGVKDTAQRNTEQAQQVNSIFSNFNKEVVTAADSGKKLSTDANDLMNQFEKELADHNDFVESFKKVFDTAYKNGVPNNVLLDFLSKPVAENASSVKATVNVYRPFTWILLLEVVTLFTAYVFATQNLINKLTNRYKVNKFLETDFLTVAIISGLALIIGLVLGIVSSRSLNIASEFVPSWTLLVVLFSFLLVHAQYFLLKNFKAIGMGLSLFMIISYVYLSNAIGTVATLKGFPKYLKAVNPLSLLEMKLSSYFDNMSAGFFFLGATGIVVVLLMIANIFITLTGGKQDQDIH, encoded by the coding sequence ATGAAATTTAAAAAACATTTAAGAGTTCTCTGGTATATCCTAGCTGTGCTCCTTTTATTAGCAGGAGTAGCGGGTTTAAATTTAGCTATTCAATCCAATAATGTTAAGGATAAGACAGCTCAAAAAGAGAGACAATCCAAATTGAACATTGCTTTGGTTAATGAGGACCAGAATATTGTTGATGGAAATAAAGCTTATAATTTGGGTTCTAACTATGTCAATTCTATTCAGAGAGATGATTCTCAAAATTGGTCAGTCGTTAGTCGTGGAACAGCTGAGCAAGGTTTAAAAAAAGGCCAGTACCAATTAATGGTTGTCATACCTAGTGATTTTTCACAAAAAGTTCTTGAAGCTAATTCTAGTGGGGCGAGCCAAACGGTTGTGACCTATAAAATTAATACAGCAGGAAATCTTGAACTGGAAAAAGAAGCGACCAAAAAAGGGAAAGATATTGTTGCTGATTTAAACAGTCAATTGGTTGACATGTATATGGCTAGTATTTTAAGCAATCTTTATACTGCTCAAGAGAATGTTTCAAACCTTTCAGAAGTACATAATGGCAATGTGTCCAACTATCAGAAGAACCTTCTTCAATCTGCTAATGGTTTTCCAAATGTTTTTCCTGCTTTAGTATCAGCATCAGATAGTTCTTTAACTGCAAATGAAGCCTTGAAGCAATCCTTAGAAGGCTACACAAGCTTATTTAGCAACTTAACCGATACGCAAAACAGTGTTGGTACAAGTCTTCAAGAACTGATTAAAAAACGTGCTGAGGATAAGATTACCTATGGTGAATTTGCACAAGGGATAATGGATTTGGGAGATATTAGTGCTCAGTTACAAACGAGTATTGATACGATAAAAACCACTCAAGATACCTTGTCTGAAAATCTGTTAAAAGTCTACCAGGAAAATCTTGCTGATGATCCAGAAAACGATGCACTGGTGCAAAAAATTGATCAACAGATTGCTGATTTAAAAGAAAGCTTAAATGATCAAAAACTGGCTAATGAAGATAAAAAGGCAAAAATCAATGACTTTGTTAATGAGGAACTCAGGGTATACTTTGATAAAAACGACATCAGTGATGATATTAGTTTAGTTGACGTTTTAACACATCAAAAAAACAGTGACCTTGGGAAATCCACAAAAGATTTTATGGCTACAATTTATGGTTTGCTAAAATCTACCATAGCTGATTTACCAAGTAATGACCCGACGACACTTACATCTATTGGGATGCCTGAAAGTGATGCTCAAGATCTTCATTATGATGTGAATCAGTCTCTGAAAATTTCCACAGCTCAGGATAAAAAAGGATTAGCTTCTGATTTAAATAGAGTCTATAAAGACTATCTTGCTGCTAAAAAAGCAGCCACTTCTTTAACAACACCTGCAACAAGTTCGACACCTGGGATGCAATCATTGACCATCAAAGCAGACCCAAGTAGCCATTTGATTATTAACCATTGGACAGTTAATGGAATTCAAGATCCAACCGAAATTGATCCTACAAAAGCTAATGACATTACAGTTGATTATAGTTTCGCACCATCTACAGCAAGTACAACCACCCCGACAAATCCAAGTCAACCACAAACTGAAACGGGATCATTCACAATAAGTATTGGCGGTGTTGACGTCATGTCGAGTGATGTCAAGGTTTTAGATAAGTATCGTCAAAAAGAGATTGCCTACCAAGTCAAATTGCAAGAGGTTAAAGACGCCTACTTGAACGCTCAACAGTTGATAGATACTTTCTATCCACTTGATCCCTCTAGCGGCGAACGCTTTGATTTGACAAGTGAATTCTTTAATCAAAGTCTCAAATCATACCTTAGTAATCTTTTAACGACAGCTATTCTAGATTACATTAACGATTCAGACACGATTGCTAGTCAAGATAAGCTAGATGCGCAGCTATCTGAGCTAGAATCAAATAAAGACCAGCTTATTAATGAAATGAAGGGCATTAGCGAAAGCAATATGACTTTAACCACTGAAATTTCAGATGGTATTACTAAACTTGGAGAATTGTTAAGTCAAAAAGATAAGGTTACTTCTGGTAGCTCATCTGTTGCTACTAATGAAGAAGCGACAACTTCAGGCATCCAGGCATTGAACAGCCAGTTGGAATCTTTGATGTCATCAACTTCTGGTGTTAAAGATACAGCTCAACGGAATACCGAGCAAGCTCAGCAAGTTAACAGTATTTTTAGCAACTTTAATAAAGAAGTGGTCACTGCTGCCGACTCTGGTAAGAAACTGTCTACGGATGCTAATGATTTGATGAATCAATTTGAAAAAGAATTAGCTGATCATAATGATTTTGTTGAATCCTTCAAAAAAGTTTTTGACACTGCATATAAAAACGGTGTTCCAAATAATGTCTTGCTTGATTTCTTATCGAAACCTGTTGCTGAGAATGCTTCCTCTGTTAAAGCAACAGTAAATGTTTATCGTCCTTTCACTTGGATTCTGTTACTTGAAGTGGTGACCCTTTTCACTGCATATGTTTTTGCAACACAAAATCTCATTAATAAACTCACAAATAGGTATAAAGTTAATAAATTCTTGGAAACAGACTTCTTAACGGTTGCTATTATTTCAGGCCTCGCGTTGATTATCGGATTAGTGTTAGGAATTGTTTCAAGTCGCAGTCTAAATATTGCTTCTGAATTTGTACCTTCGTGGACATTGCTAGTTGTCCTCTTTAGCTTCTTACTCGTTCATGCACAGTATTTCTTATTGAAGAATTTCAAAGCTATCGGTATGGGCTTATCACTCTTTATGATTATTAGCTATGTATACTTGTCAAATGCGATTGGCACGGTTGCGACACTCAAAGGCTTCCCTAAATATCTCAAGGCGGTTAATCCACTTTCTTTATTGGAAATGAAACTATCCTCTTATTTTGACAACATGTCTGCAGGATTCTTCTTCCTTGGAGCTACTGGGATTGTTGTGGTTTTACTAATGATTGCCAATATCTTTATAACATTAACCGGTGGTAAACAGGATCAAGACATACATTGA
- a CDS encoding WXG100 family type VII secretion target, with product MSQIKLTPEELRTSAQKYTSGSQAITDVLTSLTQEQAVIDENWDGNAFDSFEAQFNELSPKITQFAQLLEDINQQLLKVADVVEQTDADIASQINQ from the coding sequence ATGTCACAAATTAAACTTACCCCGGAAGAACTACGCACATCAGCTCAAAAATACACGTCTGGTTCACAAGCCATCACAGATGTACTAACATCCCTAACACAAGAACAAGCTGTTATTGACGAAAACTGGGACGGAAATGCATTTGACAGCTTTGAAGCACAATTTAATGAATTGTCACCAAAAATCACACAATTTGCACAATTATTAGAAGATATCAATCAACAACTTCTAAAAGTTGCAGATGTTGTTGAACAAACTGATGCTGATATTGCTTCTCAAATTAATCAATAA
- a CDS encoding DUF5085 family protein, which translates to MTYKLAQGVDTLNVFRLENVLRKRFTCPIDDLGNEIDRFFTAVEDEGYSQNGDFFYSLNNTPMDKMVDIEFFLPVIEEEALSDQFVFSSYFEIHNCLQTQINHSYEELTEGAYALLVATLLENEQEIRTPFYHLFSSIQPQTVTIFVGYAY; encoded by the coding sequence ATGACTTATAAGTTAGCTCAGGGTGTTGACACCTTAAATGTTTTTCGACTAGAAAATGTCTTGAGAAAACGATTTACCTGTCCTATTGATGACTTGGGTAATGAAATAGACCGTTTTTTTACAGCAGTTGAAGATGAGGGGTACTCGCAAAATGGAGATTTCTTCTATAGTCTTAATAATACGCCAATGGATAAAATGGTTGATATAGAATTCTTTCTACCAGTCATCGAAGAAGAAGCTCTTTCTGATCAATTTGTTTTTTCAAGTTATTTTGAAATTCATAATTGTCTGCAAACCCAAATTAATCATTCCTATGAGGAATTGACAGAAGGAGCCTACGCTTTGCTCGTGGCAACTCTTTTGGAAAATGAGCAAGAAATAAGAACGCCTTTTTATCATCTTTTTTCAAGTATTCAGCCTCAGACGGTTACCATTTTTGTAGGCTATGCTTATTAA